Below is a window of Paraburkholderia kururiensis DNA.
AGCGCGATCAGGTCGCGCGACATCGCGAGAATCGAATCGGCACTGTCGCCCAGCCCCGCGAGGATGTACGTGCTGACCTGGGCGCGACCGAATACGGCCACGGCGGCTTCAAACGCCTGCATGTAGCGCGTCATCGGCACGCTCGCCTTGCCCGGCATGATGCGTTCGCGCAACTCGGGCGTGACCACTTCCAGATGCATGCCGAGCGTATCGACGCCGCTCGCCTTCATGCGTTCGAACCAGCGGTCGTCGTCGGGCGGCTCGCATTGGGCCTGGATCGGCAGATCGACTGCGGCCTTGATCGCAAACGCGCTTTCGCAAAGCATCTGCGCGCCGCGGTCTGACGTAGGCGGCGTGCCGGTGGTGAGCACCATGTGCTTCACGCCGTCGAGCAACACGGCCGCGCGCGCCACTTCCGCGAGCTGTTCGGGCGTCTTGCGCGCAATGGTGCGGCCCGCCGCGAGCGACTGCCCGATCGCGCAGAACTTGCAGGCCTTGCGGCGGCTTTCGTAGCGGATGCAGGTTTGCAGCACGGTGGTGGCGAGCACGTCGGCGCTGTGCAGCGTGGCGATCTGCGAATACGGCACGCCGTCCAGCGTCTGCAACGCGTAGAAGCGCGGCGCTTTCGGAAAGCGGATGCTGGCCACGGGAATCGTCCCGCGCAGCAGCGTGCTCGTGCCGGAGGCATCGGGCGCGCTCGCCACGAACGGCGATTGCCAGGCGCTACTCGTATGCACGGGCACCATGACCGTGACGCCGTCCACCGTCACGGCCTTGTGGTCCGACGGGCCCGCGCCGCCGCGCCGGCTCGCGGCGCCCGCGTGCGGGTCGGCCAGACGCAGGCCGCTCGACTGCAGCTCAGTCATCAATTGCCGGCTCGCGGCCGGCAAGGTCTCTCTGGCGTTCATCGCGTCCTCCGGTATAGCCGGTGTCGAAGAAAGGCGTGCCCACCGCGCCCTCGCGCGTGTCCCGCACGGGCATGGGCATGAGCGGCGCGGCGGGCCGGTCGTTGATGGCAAGGCTCAGCAGTTCGGGGCGCGCGTAGTGGCCCACCGAATCCATCATGCGTTTGCGCTTGGTGATGAGCGCGAGATCGAGGTCGGCCACGACCATGCCCTCGCCTTCGGTGAGCGGCGCGGCCAGATGCTGCCCTTCGGGCGAAACGATCGCCGTCATGCAGCCGCCGCGCAGCGCCTCCTGGAGCTTCGGGTCGGTGGTCACGGATTCGATCTGCGCCTCGGTGAGCCAACCCGTGGCGTTGACCACGAAGCAGCCCGCTTCGAGCGCGTGATGCCGGATGGTCACCTCGATCTGCTCGGCGAAGATGGGGCCCACGAGCGAGCCCGGGAACTGGCTGCAATGAATCTCTTCGTGCTGCGCCATCAACGCATAGCGCGCGAGCGGGTTGTAGTGCTCCCAGCACGCGAGCGCACCCACGCGGCCTATCGCGGTCTGCGCGACCTTCAGGCCCGCGGCGTCGCCCTGGCCCCAGATCATGCGTTCGTGGAAAGTGGGCGTGATCTTGCGGCGTTTGAGCAGCAGCGCGCCGTCCGTGTCGAAGATCAGCTGCGTGTTGTAGAGGCTGCCGTGATCGCGCTCGTTCACGCCGAGCACCACCACCATCGCATGCCGGCGCGCCCGCGCGGCGACCGCTTCGGTCACCGGTCCCGGCACGACGACCGCTTCCTCGTAAAGCCGCATGTGATCCGCGCCCGATGCCACGGGCGGCCGCACGAACGAGAAGTACGGGTAGTACGGCACGAACGTTTCGGGAAAGACGATGAGCTGCACGCCCTTGCCCGCGGCTTCGTCGATCGCGGCGCAGACCTTTGCGAGCGTGGCCGCCGCGCTATGCAGATCGGGCGCGATCTGCACAGCGGCGGCGCGCACGGTGCCGCTCGCGCTTCGTTGTTCCGCCATGATGGCCCCCGCGCGGCTCACACCGTCCACGTATGGATGATCAGCGCGTCGGCCTTGCGGTGCAGCAGTTGCAGGTCCAGCACGTCGAGCGGATTGATGGGACGAATGCCTTCGATCAGCGACGCCTCGCCGTGCCCGTAGAGCGCCTGCAACGCGAAGCGGCACGCGTAGACCTTGCCGCCCTCTTCCATGAACTTCACGAGCTGCTTGTTGAAGTTGAGGTGGCCCGGAAACGCTTCGTCGCCCAGCGTGGGAAAACCGCGCTGCAAGCCGAGCGTGACGCCGGGGCCGTAGAGCAGTACCGACGTCTCGAAGCCCTTGCGCTGCAGCCGCGTGGCCTGCAACAGGTTGACGAAGCCGATGGAGCCTTCGAACGCCACCGTGTGGAACGTGACGAGCGCCTTCTCGCCGGGCTCCGCCTTCACGTCCTCGAACACCTTCTCTTCGTAATCGACCAGAAAATCGCCGTTCTTGTGAAGCGGTTGATTGACAGCGGGCATGGCTCTCTCCGATTTATCGCATGGGTTGTGCGGTTTATGCGGCTATTGCGGTTATCCCGGCTAATTCGCGTAACCGGCGCACCGAATAACGCAACGGATATGCCAATCACTGGCCCGCAAAATGCAATCACTTTCCAATCAAGCAAAGCGGAAGTCGCAAGGCGAACCGAAAATTTTTTGCGAAGGCCGGCGCAGGCGCGTGGGAGGCCGTTTCAGGCCATGCGGCAAGGCGCCGGGCGTGCACCCAGACCGCGCGCAGCGGCATTCTGTCGCGCGGCGATGGTGCGCGACACGCCGAAACCGTGCATTGACCCAATCAATGCGATCAATGAAAGAAATAAAAGCAATCTGTTTTTATTTTTTTAAAGGCTGCGTGCTATCTTGAATTGAACCGCGCGCGTGCGGCAAAAGAGGAAAATCACCGGTTATGGACAGTCTCACGCAGAATCTCACACAGAGTCTTGCGCATCACTGGCATAAAAGGCTGGCCGAAATCCGCAAGCCCGCTTATCTGGCCATTCCCGACCTGATCGAGGAAGACCTGGCGAGCGGCCGGCTGCGACCGCGCGACCGGCTGCCGGGCCTGCGCGATCTCGCGGCCGCGCTCGCGCTCAACTACACCACCGTCGCACGCGCCTACGCGGAGGCGCGCAAGCGCGGCCTGCTCGATGCGCGCGCCGGCAGCGGCACGTTCGTGCGCGGCAAGACGCAGACCTTGCCGCTCGCCGGCGGCAGCAGCGTCGAGATGTCGATGAACATGCCGCCCGAGCCGCCCGAGCTCGCGGCACGGCTGGCCGCGTCCGCCGCAAGCCTGCTCGCCGAAACGGACCCGTACCGCCTGCTGCGCTATCAGGACTTCGGCGGCACCGCGGCAGACCGCGCCGCGGGCCGTGAGTGGCTGCGCATGCGGCTGCCCGACTGCAAGGACGAAACGGTGCTGGTCTGCCCCGGCATTCACAGCGCGCTGGTGGCGCTCGTCTCGCAGTTCGCGCGGCCCGGCGAGACGATCTGCCTCGATGCGCTCGCCTACCCCGGCATCAAGGCCATCGCTTCGCAGCTCGGCGTGCGGCTGCAGGCGCTGGCGCGCGACGAGGAAGGGCCACTGCCCCATGCGTTCGAGGCGCTCTGCAAGTCGGAGAAACCGGGCGCCTTCTACTGCAACCCCACGCTGCAAAACCCAAGCACGCTCACGCTTTCCACGCAGCGGCGCGAAGCGCTCGCCGACGTCGCGCTGCGCTACAGCGTGCCGATCATCGAAGACGACGCCTACGCGATGCTGCCCGAGACGGCACCCGTCGCGCTCGCCACGCTCGCGCCCGAACTCACGTGCTACGTCACGGGACTCGCGAAGACGCTGGGCGCGGGACTGCGCGTGGCGTATCTCTCCATGCCCACGGCGCGGCAGACGCAGCGCATTGCGGGCGCCCTGCGCGCCACCACGGTTATGCCCAGCCCGTTCACCGCGCTGCTCGCCACGCAGTGGATCAACAACGGCACGGCGCACGACATGTTGCGCGCCATTCGCACGGAAGCGAACGCGCGCCAGGCCATTGCCGCGCAGACACTCACGGCGTGGCCCTACGATGCGCATCCCGACGGCTTCCACCTGTGGCTGCCCATTCCGGCACAGTGCGACTGGGCCGCGTCCGAACTCGCGCTGCATCTGCGCAATCAGGGCATCGGCGCCGTGGCGGGCG
It encodes the following:
- a CDS encoding MSMEG_0568 family radical SAM protein; translation: MNARETLPAASRQLMTELQSSGLRLADPHAGAASRRGGAGPSDHKAVTVDGVTVMVPVHTSSAWQSPFVASAPDASGTSTLLRGTIPVASIRFPKAPRFYALQTLDGVPYSQIATLHSADVLATTVLQTCIRYESRRKACKFCAIGQSLAAGRTIARKTPEQLAEVARAAVLLDGVKHMVLTTGTPPTSDRGAQMLCESAFAIKAAVDLPIQAQCEPPDDDRWFERMKASGVDTLGMHLEVVTPELRERIMPGKASVPMTRYMQAFEAAVAVFGRAQVSTYILAGLGDSADSILAMSRDLIALGVYPFVVPFVPISGTPLEDHPAPSPAFMRSVLEPLGAMLREAGMRSAEIKAGCAKCGACSSLSSYEV
- a CDS encoding Nit6803 family nitrilase, encoding MAEQRSASGTVRAAAVQIAPDLHSAAATLAKVCAAIDEAAGKGVQLIVFPETFVPYYPYFSFVRPPVASGADHMRLYEEAVVVPGPVTEAVAARARRHAMVVVLGVNERDHGSLYNTQLIFDTDGALLLKRRKITPTFHERMIWGQGDAAGLKVAQTAIGRVGALACWEHYNPLARYALMAQHEEIHCSQFPGSLVGPIFAEQIEVTIRHHALEAGCFVVNATGWLTEAQIESVTTDPKLQEALRGGCMTAIVSPEGQHLAAPLTEGEGMVVADLDLALITKRKRMMDSVGHYARPELLSLAINDRPAAPLMPMPVRDTREGAVGTPFFDTGYTGGRDERQRDLAGREPAIDD
- a CDS encoding MSMEG_0572/Sll0783 family nitrogen starvation response protein, with amino-acid sequence MPAVNQPLHKNGDFLVDYEEKVFEDVKAEPGEKALVTFHTVAFEGSIGFVNLLQATRLQRKGFETSVLLYGPGVTLGLQRGFPTLGDEAFPGHLNFNKQLVKFMEEGGKVYACRFALQALYGHGEASLIEGIRPINPLDVLDLQLLHRKADALIIHTWTV
- a CDS encoding PLP-dependent aminotransferase family protein gives rise to the protein MDSLTQNLTQSLAHHWHKRLAEIRKPAYLAIPDLIEEDLASGRLRPRDRLPGLRDLAAALALNYTTVARAYAEARKRGLLDARAGSGTFVRGKTQTLPLAGGSSVEMSMNMPPEPPELAARLAASAASLLAETDPYRLLRYQDFGGTAADRAAGREWLRMRLPDCKDETVLVCPGIHSALVALVSQFARPGETICLDALAYPGIKAIASQLGVRLQALARDEEGPLPHAFEALCKSEKPGAFYCNPTLQNPSTLTLSTQRREALADVALRYSVPIIEDDAYAMLPETAPVALATLAPELTCYVTGLAKTLGAGLRVAYLSMPTARQTQRIAGALRATTVMPSPFTALLATQWINNGTAHDMLRAIRTEANARQAIAAQTLTAWPYDAHPDGFHLWLPIPAQCDWAASELALHLRNQGIGAVAGAAFSTDGNAPNAIRVCLGGPQDRADCREALQRIADTLDDPHHLHMPMM